The window AACACCGGTGCCGAGATCGCCGTGGACCTGGTGGAGGGTGGGGCGGCTCGGGTGCGGCTGGCGGTGCGGACGGTTCCGCACATCGTGCGCCGCTCGACCGCCGGATGGGCCGCCCAGTTCACCAGCATCCTCGTACGACGGCTGCCGGTCGGGCTCGTCGACCGGCTCGCGAGGCCCGTGGCGAAGCTCAGCGTGCCGGACCTGTCGGCCCAGGGACTGCCGCGCCCCGAGACCGGCCTGTACAGCCGGGTCGAGGAAGGCGCGATCCCGGTTCTCGACGTCGGCCTCGTCGACGCCGTACGCAACGGCCGGGTCGAGATCGTGGCCGCCGTCGACGGTTTCGAGGAGGGCAAGGTCATCCTCGCCGACGGCAACCGCGTCTCACCGGACGCCGTCATCGCCGCCACCGGTTACGTCCGTGCCCTGGAGGACCTCGTCGGCCACCTCGGCGTGCTCGACGCCCGCGGCAAGCCGGTCGTCCAGGGCGCCCGCACCCCGGCGAACGCACCCGGCCTGTACTTCACCGGCTTCACCAACCCCATCAGCGGCAACCTCCGTGAGATGGCGATCGACGCCCAGAAGATCGCGAAGGCCGTCGCCCGGCACAGCGCCGGAAGGGTTTCCCGTCTCGTATGAGATCCACAGGTGTCCTCGCTGGTGGCTTGTTGGGCGAGCTCGAGCGCGATGCGCGTGGTGCCCGCCGCTAAGCACTCGCTTCCGGTCTCGTGGCGGATGCGGCTGCAACGGCCGTAGCCAGTGGATCGCGGGCCGGGCGGCCAAGGATGTCCGCGAGGTCGGAGGCGGTGCCGTCCAGGAAGCCATGCCGGATGCCGGTGGCGATCGAGGCCAGCATCGGCGGCTGGAACGGCAGCAGTCCCGGCGTCTCGTCGAGGAGCCTGCGCCGGTACTCGCCCAGGCTGATGCTGCGGTGTGGGACCCCGAGTCGACTGGCCACCTGCCCGGCCGTGACCGGCGTGCCGACGAGGTCGTAGACGCGCCCGCTGTGCCGTGCCGGAGCCGCCGCAACGATCGCCGCGGCCTCCGCTAGATCCTCCCGCGCGACTGCCGCCAGGGCACCATCACCGAACGCGGACTCCACACGATCGCCGGCCCACATCAGCAGACCGCCGAAGAGCTCGGCGTACAGGCCGTTGCGCAGGATCGTCCACGGCAATCCGCTTGCCTGCAGCAGGCGTTCGGTCGCACGGTGCGCGAGCGCGAAACCGAGATGGTCGCCGGCACCGGTCAGGCTCGTGTAGACGACGTGGCGGACGCCATCACGGACGGCGGCGTCCAGGACCGCCGCATGCCGCTCGACGACCTGGTCGTCCTCGGCATAACCGGCGGAAACCAGCACCAGGGTCGACACACCGGCCAGATCGAGGCCCACATGGTCGTCGAAGTCGATACGCCGCATCCCCTCGCCCGGCGTGCGGCTGCCGCCCGCCACGACGACGCCGCGGGCGCGCAGCGCCGCAAGAGTGGCCGAGCCGAGATTCCCGTTCGCTCCGGTCACCAAGATCATGTCAATCGCAGTCTTCCGTCGTGGTTCTCAGTCGTGGTTCTCAGTCGTGGTTCTCAGTCGTGGTTCTCGGTCGTGGTTCTCATCGGTAACTACGCTTGATCCTTGACCGCACATCCACCGGCCACAAGGAGGCAGTTCGATGTCACTCACGCACACCGGCGTAACCACCACACCCGCCGAACTCGCCCCCTGTGGAAGCGAGGACCACCCCGACTGCGGCATCCGCGACGTCCTGGACCGCATCGGCGACAAGTGGTCGGTGCTCGTGATCGTCGAACTCGCGGGCGGACCGCGCCGGTTCCGCGAACTCCAGCGCGCCATCGACGGCATCTCCCAGCGGATGCTCACCCTCACCGTACGAAGGCTCGAACGCGACGGCCTCGTGCTGCGCACCGTGTACCCGACCGTCCCGGCCCAGGTCGACTACCGCCTGACCGAAACCGGGGCCGGCCTGACCCACCTGGTCAAGGCACTCGCCGACTGGTCCCTCGCCCACCGCGCCGTCATCG of the Streptomyces sp. T12 genome contains:
- a CDS encoding NAD(P)/FAD-dependent oxidoreductase, which produces MADSTASPTPTDRPVYVIGGGPGGLSVAYALRAQGLRAVVLERSDRVGASWRRHYDRLHLHTTRRLSGLPGLPMPRRFGRWVSRNDVVRYLEKYAEHHDLEIVTGVEVSRVEPSADGSGWLLHATGGRELTGAAVVVATGHNHTPHIPRWPGRDAYGGEFLHAGEYRNPAPYAGRDVLVVGVGNTGAEIAVDLVEGGAARVRLAVRTVPHIVRRSTAGWAAQFTSILVRRLPVGLVDRLARPVAKLSVPDLSAQGLPRPETGLYSRVEEGAIPVLDVGLVDAVRNGRVEIVAAVDGFEEGKVILADGNRVSPDAVIAATGYVRALEDLVGHLGVLDARGKPVVQGARTPANAPGLYFTGFTNPISGNLREMAIDAQKIAKAVARHSAGRVSRLV
- a CDS encoding helix-turn-helix domain-containing protein — protein: MSLTHTGVTTTPAELAPCGSEDHPDCGIRDVLDRIGDKWSVLVIVELAGGPRRFRELQRAIDGISQRMLTLTVRRLERDGLVLRTVYPTVPAQVDYRLTETGAGLTHLVKALADWSLAHRAVIAEARHAYDRTHPDHDIR
- a CDS encoding NAD(P)H-binding protein, producing MILVTGANGNLGSATLAALRARGVVVAGGSRTPGEGMRRIDFDDHVGLDLAGVSTLVLVSAGYAEDDQVVERHAAVLDAAVRDGVRHVVYTSLTGAGDHLGFALAHRATERLLQASGLPWTILRNGLYAELFGGLLMWAGDRVESAFGDGALAAVAREDLAEAAAIVAAAPARHSGRVYDLVGTPVTAGQVASRLGVPHRSISLGEYRRRLLDETPGLLPFQPPMLASIATGIRHGFLDGTASDLADILGRPARDPLATAVAAASATRPEASA